The sequence CACGGACGGGCTACTCGCCAAGCTACGGAGCGCGCGGATTGCGCCGTCATCTTGAGCAATTCCTGGTCGCACCTGCGGCGCAGTTGGTCGCGGCAGCGGGTAGCTCGGGAGAAGGCGCCCAGCTCGTCGTCGACACGACGGAAGCTGCCCCCGACGCAGGCGGAGCCGAGCTGGGTCGTTGTCGACGCGCGAGCTTGACCTTTCGTCTCTTGCGCCGAGAGCGCGATCACGTCGCTGCCGACGTGTCCAGCATCAGCGAGGTCAGCCGCCTGCGTCGCCGAGTCAACGGCTGGCAGAACCTTCGCCCCCTGCGCAGCTTGCGCGATCGCGCGGCGGAGATCGTCGTCGATCTCTCGCGAGCGAGCGGCAGCAAACGCGCACGCCGTCGGGCCCCCAGCGGACCGCTCCTGGGTCAACTGAGCGCCGAGCACGCTGCGATCAAGGCGCTACTCGAGCCTCTCGACACAGCCTGCCTCGCCCTGGAAGACGCCGAGGCGATGATGATCACGGCGCTGTGCGAGGGCACGAGCCCGGAGCTCTTCGCCAGCGAGGCCAACCTCTCCTATCGTCGCTACCGCGGCGAGCTGAGTCGCGCCTTGCTCGATCGCTCTCGCGAAAACGAGATCGCCTTCGTGCTGAGCGCGCTCGACTCAGGCCCTGGCCTTCACCGTGTGCTGCTACCCCTAGCCGAGTACGCGTCGCGCCAGAGTTGGCAGGGACTGCTACACATCGACCGCGCTGCGCGAGACCCGTCCACGGGTTGGCCAGCGTTGGAGAAACGCCGCTGGGGTCCTCCCCTGACGCTGGAGCAGTACCTGGCAGATCACGGCGGCGGTCCCCCGCCCGGTTCGAGCTTGTTGCTTCGCCTGAAAGGAGCCGCCGTTGGCGCCTGGCTCGCCTTCATCTTGGGTCGCTGGCGGCTACCGACGGACGAAGGCTTCACCGAAGTGTGGCTGCGCTACTTGCGTCCGCGCTTCGAGCTGAAGGATGCGGATTGGGATCACGCCGATCTGCAGTCCGCCGTCGACACGGGGGTGGGACGACGCAGCGAGCTGCGCTTCGATTTCACGGACGGCCCGGGCGCGCGGATAGCGGGCAACCTGGTGCCCGAGGTGACGGAGCAGAACCTGTTCGAGCGCTATCAAGATCTGATCGTGGAGTTCGTTGCCGAGACGGTGAGTGCAGGGCGTCCCTTCTTGGAACCTCGAGGGCAGCATGCAGATTGAGGTCGCGCTGTACCAAGAGCAGCGGGGCGACGTCACTCAGGTCACGCCGCTGTCCTTTGGCCTGTTCGAGTGGCGCTCGGTGTCCCGGGATGCTGGCAAAGCTCGCGAGCACGCCTTGGAGCGCCTGCGCCGAGAGCTCCCCAAGCTCGAACCACAAGTGCTGCAACGGTTGGCCGAACCATTGTCTCGACGTTTGGTGCGCGTGCACGCCGAGTTCAAGGTCCGATTGGAAGACGACAAGCGGCACGTCGCAGGCTGGTTTCCCCTGGTGGTCGAGGTGCGCAATGCCGGCGAAGGTCGAGAGCTACACCTGGCCTACCACCCTGCGCGCCCAGCGCTGTGGCTGGAGCTGGATCCCCGTCAAGAGCTCGAGGCTCAAGCCGAGCCGCTGCTGCGGCGCGCCTTGGAAAGCCAGGAGAGCGTCGACGCGTTCCGCAGCGACGGTCGCGAAAAGCTCCGCACCTTGCGCTTCAACGTCGAACCCAAGAGCCTGCTGTCCAGTCTGAAGTCCAAAGACCGCAACCAGGTCGTCGCCGATGCCGGCATGTCCGGTCGCGTGGACGAGCTGCTGCGGGTGGCCGTGAACAAGACGGCGCGGGCTGCGGAGGGCCGACTGCACTTAGGCGTGGCCCGCGAGCGACCTCGACGCCGGTTGCAGCAATTGCTCTGCGGCCGCCGCCCGGCCTCGGTGCTGGTCGTCGGCCCCGCCGGCGCCGGCAAGAGCACCGTGATTGCGCGAGCCGTGCAAGACATGCTCGAAGCCGACGAGTACGAGACGCATCGCAACCTCGATCGCATTCGACAGGTCTTGTCTCTGCGCGGGCAGCAGATGATCGCCGGCATGTCCTACGTCGGACAGTGGGAAGCGCGGGCAGTGGCACTGCTGGAACGGGCCAAGAAGCGCAGGTTGGTGCTCTCCGTGGATGACATCCACGCCTGGGGCTCGATCGGCAAGACGACCGTGAGCGACCGTACCCTGGCAGACTTTTTCCGCGGCCCAATCGCGCGCGGCGAGGTGACCCTGATCGGCGAGTGCACTGCCGAACAACTGCGCTTGCTCGAACAAGAGGCCCCCGGCTTCGCCTCCGCCTTCGTCAAAGTGCAGCTTCCCCCCACGCAGCCCGAGGAGACCTTGGGATTCATGCTCCACGAAGCGCGGCGCCTGGAGCAGGAGTTCGCCGTCGAGATCGATCCCCGCTGCTTCGGGCTGCTCTTGGACCTGGCCCAAGCCTTCGTCAGCGGCGGCAGCCTTCCGGGCAAGGCGCTCGAACCCTTGGGCCAGCTGTGCGTGCAGCATGCCGGGCGCAAGTCGCCCATCGAGCCTCGAGACGTGTTGCAGGCGTTCTCGCAACAGACCGGTCTGCCGGAAGTGATTCTGACCGCTGCCGCCCCTCTCGACGTCACGGTGCTGGAGCGTCAGCTCTCACGCCAGGTGCTGGGGCAACCCGAAGCCATCGATGCCGCGAAGGACCTGATCCTCGCCATCCGCGCGCGGCTGTGTGAGCCCGGTCGTCCCTACTCCGTGTTCTTGTTCACCGGTCCCACGGGTACGGGCAAGACCGAACTGGCCAAGTGCGTGGCGGAGTACCTCTACGGCGACGGCAACCGCTTGCTGCGATTCGACATGGGCGAGTACTCGGGGCCGGACGCGGTGGCGCGCTTGATTGGCGACGCCTACACCCCCGAGGGCCTGCTGACCCGCGCACTTCGCGTGCAACCCTTTTGTCTGCTCTTGTTCGACGAGGTGGAGAAGGCGCATCCGTCGGTGCTCAACCTGATGCTGCAGCTCTTCGACGAGGGGCGCTTGACGGATGCGCGCGGGTCCGTCGTGGACTTCACGCACTCGGTGATCGTCATGACCAGTAACCTGGGTGCGCGGGACCGCCCGGGGTTGGGCTTTTTGGACGACGAGGCCGCGGTGCGCGCGGTGAACGCCGACGTCACTCGAGCGGTGCGGGACTTCTTTCCGCCGGAGCTGTTCAATCGCATCGACCGCGTGGTCGCTTTCGAGCCGCTGAGCCGGACTGCGGCCCGCGACATCGTCCACAAGGAACTGTCGCGCATGGCCGCACGGCCGGGGCTGAGCGAACGCAACGTGTTCCTACGCTTCACGCCCGCCGTAGTCGATGCCGTGGTGAGCCAAGGCTATACGCCGGAGTTCGGAGCCCGAGCACTGTTGCGCCACATCGATCGCGCAGTCGCCGACGAAGTGGCCAGTGCGCTGAACGCCGAGGTTTCTGCCGAACTTCGACTGCTGCAGCTGCACTGTCGAGGGGAGCGGGTGGCCGTCCACGCAGAGACGCTGACGGAAGCCGCGCCACATTCTCGAGAAAGCGCCACGTCGAGTCTCTTGCGTGCGACCCCGACCGAGCTATTGGAGCAAGTTCCCGGCGTGCTCGCCCATCTGCGCCAGCTGGATGCCGACGGCGCCTTCGAACGCTTGGCTCAGGCCGTTCGCAGGGAACTGGCGGCGTTTCGCGCAGGCGAGGTGGATCGCGCCGATCAGCTCTATTCCTTGGACCGCCTACGCGCCCACGTCGGGGCGCTCACGCGACGCTTGGAGTCGCGCCTGGACCGAGACGCCGGCCTGCAGGCTCAAGAACGCAAGCGCAAACAGAGTGCAGGGCAGCAGTTGACGGCGGCGGACTTCAGCACGCTTGGGGCCGCCTTTGGTCGCCTGCGAGACCCCGAGCGAGAGCGAGAGGCAGCCGCGCTCGGGATGTCGATGCGTGAGCTCCGTCAGCTGTTTTTGGATTTGGCGGAAGCGTCGTTTCTACGTCGTACGTTGCAGCGTGCGGAAGCCCCGGACAACCACGTCGTCGTCATCGAGATCACGCGGCTGGCAGAACACTACGAACGCAGCCGTTTCGGTCGGAGCGAGGCAGGGCTGCTGGAATGGCTCTCCGTGGCCTACGCCGGGGCGCGGCGCGGTTTCGATCATGCCGCGGTGATGTTGCCTTCGGGTGAGGTGCGCGAAGCAGGTGGCCCCGCCGAACTCGCGGTCGCGCTGCAAGACCGCCCTCGACAGTTGTGCATGCGCCTGTGGGGCCCGGGGCTCAGCGACTTCTTGCGGGGCGAGACGGGCTGCCACCTGCGCCGCACGCCCCAGGGTACGGAAATCCTTCGTGTGGTCGCGCGAGCCGGCCATGCCGATCCGGCTGAGCGCTTGCGCGCCATCGCCCGTCAGCGCCAAGACTACGTCGCCGCCCTCGAGTCTCGTGGCGAGCTCTTGGAAAACCCGGACTCGTTGCTCCCCATCGTCCGCGCGGTGCGCTTCCAACCGGAACGAGATCGCCCCACGATGGCGCGCGTCGAAGACTACCGCCTGTCCCATGTGGTGTCTCGGCGGGTCGCGCAACTGGATCAAGCGCTGGAGGAGTTCTGGCTTCTGACGGCGGGACTGGACACGGCCGGAGAGGGCGCATGAGCCGTCCTTCTCTTCGCGTGCACTTGGCTCGCCACGCCGAGGGGCTCTTTACCGCGCGGCTCGTCGCGCGCACGGCGACCCCCGAGTCCTTCGTCGCCAACGGCGTCGACCCCGAGCACGCGCTGTCGCTGCTGGAAGCCGAGCTGCGCCAGAACGACTACGACGACCTCGACAGGCTCGCGGCTTTTGTCTGGCGTGAGGAAGTTCGCCGGGCCCAAGTCACCGTCGAGGTTCGACCCCAGACCTTGGTCGGAAAACGCCCCGTGATCGGCAAGACGCGCGTGCCGCTGGATTTGACATACTGGTGGGCCGCCCTGGAAGGAGACGAACGGACCCCGTCCAACTCCCCCGCGGGATTTCGCGTGATGCTGCCGCGCTTCGATTGGTGGTTCGTGGTCGAAGACCTGGGCATGGCCGCCGAAGTGCTCCGTCAAGCCGTGAGCGCTGAGCTCGGCGGTGCCAGCGGACAGTCGTTGTTCGTGTTTCGCTCCATCCCCGACGAGCGCATCGTCGAATGGCGGCCCAAGTGGAAGGAGAGCAAGCAGGACGTCGCCGCATCCTTGCGTGAACGCTTCGGAACCTTGCAGCAAGTGGCCGAAGATTGGACGCGCCTGGCGCGCGCCAACAAGCTGGGTCGGCATCATCCCAGCGCAGCGGACGAAGCAATGGCGCCCCTGCTGGCTGCAGAGACCAAACCCTCGCTCCTGCTCGTGGGCCCCTCGGGAGTGGGCAAGACAGCGTGGGTGCGCGAGCTGGCCCGAAGAATGGCGCGCGGCGCCGAGGAACTCGACGAGAACTCGCCGCGACTGTGGTCCACCTCCGTCGACCGCATCATGGCCGGCATGCAGTACCTGGGCATGTGGGAGCAGCGCTGTCTGGAGCTGACCTTCGAGTTGTCGGACGAAGGGCACTTCTTGTACGTCGATCACCTGAGCGGGTTGGCGCGCACTCAAAGCGGTGCTTCCTCCATCGCCGATTTGCTCTTACCCGCGATTCGCGATCGCTCGATAAGTCTGATCGCCGAGGCGACCGACGAAGAGCTGTCACGGCTTCAGGTCGACATGCCGGCATTGGTAGCCGGTTTCACCTTGCTTCGCCTGACGCCGCCCAGCACCGACGCGATGCTGGAACTCTTGGCCGCCATGGACGCGCGAGGTGACACACCTCGGCGCATGGAATCCGACGCGGGGCGTCGCTTGATTCGTCACCTGGATCTGTTCCGGCGTGACTATGCCTTTCCGGGAAAGCTGTTCCAGTTCTTGACCTGGCTCGAGCGGGAGGCGGGCTCGGGCTCGGGCTCGGGCCCCCTGAGCCGAGTGGACGTCGATGCACAGTTCTGTCGCTGGTCGGGCCTGGCGCTGGAGCTCGTGAGTGAAGATCGTCGTGGCGACGTGCAGACGCTGCAAGGGCTGCTCACCGAGAAAGTGGTGGGCCAAGACGACGCATGTCGTGCGTCCGCGGAGGTGCTGGCTCGCTTCAAAGCCGGCGTGAATCACCCCGACAAACCCATCGGCTCGTTGTTGTTCGTGGGCCCCACCGGCGTCGGCAAGACGGAGTTGGCCAAGCAACTCGCGAACGTGGTCTTTGGCAGCCCCGATCGCATGGTGCGCCTGGACATGAGCGAGTACCAGTTTGCAGGCTCCGTGCGACGACTGCTGTCCGACGAGCGCGAGTCGAACAGCCTGGCCCAGCGCGTGGCGCGCCAGCCGCTCTGCTTGTTGCTCCTCGACGAGATCGAGAAGGCTCACCCGTCCGTTTTCGATCTCTTGCTGGGCGTGCTGGGAGAGGGCCGCTTGACCACCGAGCATGGCCGCCGCGTGGACCTGCGCATGACGCTGGTGGTGATGACCAGCAACCTCGGCTCCGAGATTTCGCCCTTGGGTTTCGGCAGTGAGGCCAAACCCGAAGGTGCCGCGCTACGCGCAGCGCGGGATCACTTTCGCCCCGAGTTCTTCAATCGCCTCGATCGCGTGGTGCCCTTCGCAGCTCTCTCTGCGGAGTCGCTGCGCCGCATCGTGGAGCTGGAGCTGGCTGCCGTGTCGAAACGGGAAGGCCTTCAACGCCGCGCCATCGTCCTGGACGTGTCTGCCGAAGCCAAGGACTTGCTGGCGGAGCTGGGCTACTCCCCACAGTATGGAGCCCGGCCACTGCGTCGCGTGATCGAAGAACGCGTGATGGCCCCCATCGCCGCCGAGCTTTCCCGCCGTCCCTCGCTGAGACAGCTGCGGGCAAGCGTCACCCGGAATGAGGACCATCTGCGCGTTCAGCTACTGGACCGCTAGCGTGCTCACCGCTTCGCGAGCTTCGCGGTCTTCGAAACCTGGTCGATGGCACCGCGCAGGGCACTGCCACCGGGGATGAGTCCCACCGCGGCCTTCAACGCGCCCTCGGTGTCGCCCCGCGCCAATGCGCTGAGCCCTTCGACGGATGCCTTGACCAGGTTGAAACCAGGCAAGCTCCCGAACAGATCGAAGGCCGAGTCTTCGGCTTCGGCCATGGCTTCTTCCGCCGCGGCGCCTGCCGCGGGCAACGGCTTTCCGGACTCGCCCAGCTCCTTGAGCTGCTTGCAGGTGGGTGGGCTCACGAGGCTTCCCGGATCGATGCTCTCGCCGCGGTAACACTTGGCGCGATCCGCTTCGTACTTCTGGTTGGATTCGTTGGCCATCTGTGTGACCGACTTCTGACTCTCGGCGCCCGCCGCTTGGCTGAAGACCGCATCGATGCCGCTCTTGTACTGAGCCTCGTAGCGCGCATCACCGTGGATCTTGCGCATCATGGCTTCGTACTGGGACTTCACCTGACCCACGGTTCCCTTCATGTTCTTCACGTAGGCCTTCGCCTCATCCAGGGTCACGTCCGGTTCCTTGGGGAAGTTCTCGAGCGCCTTGCTGGCTAGCGCATCGAGCACCGCAGGCTCGCCCTCGGCGTTGAGCACGGCCTGATAGCTGGCCAGGAGGCCAAAAGACAGGCCGGCGACGTTCTCCACGCGGCGCTGCAGGTTCAACCAACGTTGCACGCGCTTGTAGTCTGCCTCGGTGAATTCCATTTCCTGCTGCTTGCGCGTTCGCACCATGCCCGAGACGCGCATCAGCGTGGTCAAGGCGTTGGTCTGCAGCATGCTGTTGGCCTGCATCGTGACCATCGAGAGATTCATCAACTGCATCCGCAGGTCATTGAGCTTCTGAACGTGCGGAGTGGCTGCCTGGACTTCCTTCAACTCCGCCGGCGTCATCTTCTTGCCCGCGGGACGCGCCTTCATCTTGTCGGTGAAGGAGTCCTTGAGCTGGAGGAAGTTGTCCGCCACCGCCTTGCCATTCTGGTCTTCCACGGGCACGAGGCTCAGCTTGATCTTGGCGCCGCGCAGGTCCTTGATTGCCGTTGCGGAGGGGGTAGGCATGGGCATCCCGGGGCTGCTCGCCTCTTTGCCCAGAGCTTGATTCAGGGCCTTGACCAGCTTCTGCTCGTGCTCGCCGACTTGCTGTCCCAGCACGTCGTTCTTCGCCTCCATCTCGTCGGCCCGAGCCTCCGCGTCGCGAACGGCGTTCTTCTGCTCATCGCTGACCAGGGGACCGGTCTGCGCAGCGCCGTTCTGGGGAGGCATCATGCATGCGCCGAGGGTGGCGGACAGGAACAATGCGGCGGGAAGGATGGAACGGAATTTCATGGTCTTGGTCTCCGAAGATCGGGGTGATCGACTGCGGCGGCTACGCCGTGCGCGGCGCATTGAGCAACATCCGTTCCAACACGGACACCCGCCGATACCGCGGCTGCGACTGGTTGAGTTGGGGTGTCACTGCCACACCCAGACTCCTGGCCGAGGGGTTCGCGCCCCAGCGCGCCCGCGCTGGGCGCCTAGCCCTTCATGCAACGGTTGGGACGCCGGGGATCTGTTCGCTGCGGCGACTTCCCGCCGTCCCCGCATCGCGCTAGCGAGATCCGGTGGCAACGAAATCCCTGCACTGCCTCTGGGCTCCGGAAAGCGACGCTCTCTATCGTCAGTATCACGATGAGGAGTGGGGCGTCCCTGTCCACGATGACCGAGCCCTGTTCGAGAAGCTGATCTTGGACGGCTTTCAGGCCGGCCTTTCTTGGCGCACGATCTTGTACAAGCGCGAAGCTTTTCGTCGCGCCTTCGACGGCTTCGCGCCCGAGAAGATCGCGCGCTACACCCCGCGCAAGATCGACAAGTTGCTGAGCGACGAGAGCATCATCCGCTCACGAACGAAGATCGACGCGGCCATCGGCAACGCGCGAGCGTACCTGGAGGTGATGGAGTCTCATCCCGGTGGTTTCTCGGAGCTTTTGTGGAGCTTCGTCGACGGCAAGCCGAGGGTGAATCGTTTCGCCTCCTACAAACGAGTGCCGCCGAAGACGGCCGAGAGCGAAGCTCTGGCCAAGGAGTTGAAGCGCCGCGGCTTCAAGTTCTGCGGACCGGTGATCGTCTATGCCTTCATGCAGGCCGTGGGCATGGTCAACGACCACGAGCTCGCGTGCCCGCGCTGGAAGGCCGTGCAACGCAAGCGACGCGCGTAGCGAGCCTCGACTCGCAGGACGGCTCAGCGCGAACCTAGCGGGCACGAAGCTGACGGCGGGAGTAGCGCTCCGTGGCGCCGAGGGTTTAGACCCCAAACCCCCTACAGCTTGGCGCCGCCGCGGATCCAGGCCTGGATTTCGCGCATGCGGTCGAGGGTGACCGCTTGGTCGGCGCCCCGCGGCATGGCATCGCCACGGACGAACCACTCGCGCAGGCGCTCGGACTCGTCCTCGCGGTACAGGCACTCACCTTGGGCGAGGGGCAGATCGGTGTAGCGACTGGTGCAACCGTCTGGGCCGTAGTTCTCGGGCTTGCGCAGCAGCTTGTAGAGCAGATAGCTGTTGCCCGGCCGGTTCGGGTCGATGACCGGCAGATTCACGCCGAAGCGCGCTGGGTTCTCCAAGGGCACACCGACCTTGGCGGCGAAGTCCGTCTGGTGAGCGACCTTGGAGATCGCGGTCGTCTTGATGCCCTGGACCGAAGCTAGATCCAGGCCCATGCGGGGCACGTCACTCGTCGCGGACTCTGCGGAATTGTGACAGGCGGTGTTGTTGCAGGTACCGAAGAAGGTCACGTCCGTGGGCACGGCTTCGCGCGCAGGCGGCGGCTCCCGATCCGGGGGAGCCGCACGTGCAGCACGGAAATCGAAACGCAAGGGCACGTCACCATTCACGAGCGGCGCGCCGTCGTAGGCTTCCAGCCCGAACTCCGAGTCCTCACTCGGAGCGACCAGTTCGATGGTGTAGAGCGCGCCGGGCTCGAGCAGCGCGCCCTTTTGCCGGCGGAAGACCAGGACTCGCTCGATGACGTCGTACTCGGGCTGGAGGAAGCCGGCACTGACCTCCTCGGAACCGCTCGTCACCCGGATCGACTGACGCACGGCCGTCGATGGCCGAAGGTAGCGATCGAAGCGCAGCAGGATCGGCGCGTCCCGGGGAATGCCGCAGTCGTCGGGGCTCTGCGGCGTGCAGTCCACTCCCTGCTCGGGTGCGGGATAGACGGCGGTCAGGTGTAGATCGGGTCCCCTCGCCGGGTCGGAATCGGGCGTTCCTTGATCACAGCCCGCCACTACGGGCAGGGGCAGGAGCAACAGCGCCGCCGTCAGGCGTCGCCGTACATACGCAGCTGTTCGCGCACGGTCGTCTCGTTGATGCCGTTGCGCAGGTGTTCCTTCAGACAGTCCGCCAGAGTGATGAGCAGGTCTTCCACTCCCTGCTCCTCGATGATCTTGTTCAAGAGCTGGCGCGCTTCCTTGCTGTCGTCCTCGCGAAGGAACTCTCGCACCTTCTCGACGGAGATATCTCCCTGAAAATCCAAGTAAACGTTGGAGAGCAGGTAAGTTGCTAGCTCCTTCAAAGGCGGCCTCCTTGACATCCGGTCGACATGCGGCCGGGGGGAACTCGCTATACCCGCCCGCAAAGCGGTCGCGCAAGCGGATATCATCGTCGAGGGGGGCGAGGCCGATCTTTTGCCTGGGATTTGCGTCCATCAGCGGCACTCCTGGAGCTGGGGATCCGCTGGATCGTGACAGACCAAGCAGGGGCGGGCGTTGCGCTTGAGCGCGCCCCGGCAGCGGTCACGGAAGTTCATGGGGTGAGGGTTCGCGCCTTGGCCACCGAAGCCCGACCCGGCACCGCGGCCACCGACCCGCGCCGTGGCGTGGCAAGTCGCGCACTCGCGCTCCACGTGGCAACTGACGCAGGCATTCAGATTGCGCTGCGCTTCCCAAGAGTGGTGGCGGCCCGAGCGAGGCGGATCGGTCCAGTCCCGCTTCGGCGGATGGAAGCGACCGCGCCCGGCGAAGTTCTCGTACGGCCCGGACAGGGTGACCCCGCTCCGCTGATGGCAGCTGAGGCAGAACGACTGCTGCTTGTGGCAGCTCGTGCAGCTGGGGTTGTTCTGCCGCGCGGCCATGGGGTGCATGCTGATCCAGTCGTTGGGGTGCACCTTGCGCGGACGAACGCGGCCGTCGTGGCAATCCGTGCATGAGCGCTCGGTGTGGCAGGTCGCGCACATCTTGCTGTCGTTGCCCGCAACTTGCTTGTGGCGCTCGATCCAGTCCGCCGAGTGCCCGGCGTCGTGAAGCCAGCGCGGCGGCACCATCTTGCCCGACGCGAACTCGGTCTTCATCCGTCCACCAGGGTCCGTGAGGTGACAGGTGCGACACTCGCCGTGCGCCTGTCCCTGCGCTGGACCGACCATCTGATGACACGAGAAGCAACCCCGCATGCGAGGGAGTTGGTCGCGCGTGGCGAGCTCCAGATTCTCGACGTTGCCGTGGCACTGCGCACAGCCGATGTTGCGCGCGACGTGCGCCGCGTGGTTCATGCGCAAGTTCGGGGTGGGCAGCTCGAAGCGCGCGACGCGGTTGCCATCGCCGGGCTTGTAGCCGATGTGACAGAACGCACACTGGCTGGCCAGCTCGTCGGCTTCGGAGGCTACGGAAGTCAGATCGCGGTGGTCGCTGCCGTGGCAACCGTCGCAGCGTTCGGGTGAGGGCAGCAGCCGATCTTTGCTGCTTCGGCTGGTTCTGGCCTGATCGTGACAGGCGGTGCAGGGCACGCCCAGCTCGCGAACGTGTTTGCGATGATTGAAGCGGATGGTGATCTTCTGCGGCGGAAAGACGACGGGACTCGGACCGTGGTCGTCGGCAAAGGCACCGGGTGGGCGATCGGCCAAGGGCACCTTGGCATTGCCGGGCAGCGGCGCGAGTCCACGGATCGGACGCGGACCGGAGGTGGTCGACGCGGATAGAGTTGGCGACCTTCGCGATGCGGAAGATGCGGGCGCTGCCGTGGAGGCAGAGGATGCGGACGACGGAGCGGATGCGGCCGCGGTTTGCGCGCGCGCACTCGGCGGCTCCAACAGCGCCGCAGTGAGCAGCGCGGCGGTGCTCGCCGCGCAGAGGAACCACGTCGAAACCGAGCGCGCCATCAGTCCAGCACCGTGAAGTCCAAGGTGGCCAGCACGCGATAGCGCTGACCCACGAGTCGATTCAGGGCGTGCTCCCACTCCACGCCCACGCGCGTGCGGGTCACGGGTGCATAGCCCGCGCCGAGCACGTAGGAGAAGCTCGTGGCATCACGCGACGGACGCAGGGCGTCATCCCAGTCGTAGAGCGAGAGAATGACCATGCCGTCGTAGCGCCCGTCGAAGCTCTGGCGCGTCGTGGCGTCGCCACCCACGCGATGTCCGCGACGACCGGTTTCGCCCATGCCGCGCAGCTCCACGCCGCCGTCGGCCCAGCGGTAGCGCCCGCTCAAGCTTCCCACCACGTCGCTGAGCCGTCCGGTCTGTGAGCGATCGGGATCGACCCCCGCTTCACTCTGCGCACGGTAGGTGCCGGAGTCGCCCTCGGTTTCGAAGAGGCGCACGCCCCCGGACGCAGCAACGTCCCAAGTGCGCGAAGGCCTGAACTCGGCTCGGCCCTGCGCGCTGGTCATGCCGCTGTGGGTGAACCAGTTCCAAATCGAGTCGCCGTCGAAGGTCGGATAGTAATAGTCGTAGTCCGCGCCCAGGGTGATGGCATCCGTGGTGTACCAATCCAGAGCCGCGGCGTAGTCGCTGATCACCTGGTTGTAGAAGTCGTAGACGACGCTCCCGCGCAGCGCGCCAAGCGACGGCTCGCTCAACCGCAGCGACGAGCCCAGTCGTTCGCTCGACACGCGATCCCCACCGACGATGAGCAGCGACCCGTCGGGGCCGCGGAAGGGCGACGAGACCACGGCATCACGGTTGATGACCTTGCGATACGAAACGCGCGCGGACAGAAAGTGCAGCCCCGAACTCTCCAAAGCGAAGCCGTAGGCCGGCGCGAGCTGGCTCTCCTCCAGGTAATGCGGATAGAAGCCCAGCTCGAGATCGTCGCGATTGCCCCGATACACGCCGTCCGCCGAGTAGCGCGACGTCCCCAACATCGCCGGCAGCCCCCCACGCTGCTCGAACCCACCGTA comes from Polyangiaceae bacterium and encodes:
- a CDS encoding AAA family ATPase encodes the protein MQIEVALYQEQRGDVTQVTPLSFGLFEWRSVSRDAGKAREHALERLRRELPKLEPQVLQRLAEPLSRRLVRVHAEFKVRLEDDKRHVAGWFPLVVEVRNAGEGRELHLAYHPARPALWLELDPRQELEAQAEPLLRRALESQESVDAFRSDGREKLRTLRFNVEPKSLLSSLKSKDRNQVVADAGMSGRVDELLRVAVNKTARAAEGRLHLGVARERPRRRLQQLLCGRRPASVLVVGPAGAGKSTVIARAVQDMLEADEYETHRNLDRIRQVLSLRGQQMIAGMSYVGQWEARAVALLERAKKRRLVLSVDDIHAWGSIGKTTVSDRTLADFFRGPIARGEVTLIGECTAEQLRLLEQEAPGFASAFVKVQLPPTQPEETLGFMLHEARRLEQEFAVEIDPRCFGLLLDLAQAFVSGGSLPGKALEPLGQLCVQHAGRKSPIEPRDVLQAFSQQTGLPEVILTAAAPLDVTVLERQLSRQVLGQPEAIDAAKDLILAIRARLCEPGRPYSVFLFTGPTGTGKTELAKCVAEYLYGDGNRLLRFDMGEYSGPDAVARLIGDAYTPEGLLTRALRVQPFCLLLFDEVEKAHPSVLNLMLQLFDEGRLTDARGSVVDFTHSVIVMTSNLGARDRPGLGFLDDEAAVRAVNADVTRAVRDFFPPELFNRIDRVVAFEPLSRTAARDIVHKELSRMAARPGLSERNVFLRFTPAVVDAVVSQGYTPEFGARALLRHIDRAVADEVASALNAEVSAELRLLQLHCRGERVAVHAETLTEAAPHSRESATSSLLRATPTELLEQVPGVLAHLRQLDADGAFERLAQAVRRELAAFRAGEVDRADQLYSLDRLRAHVGALTRRLESRLDRDAGLQAQERKRKQSAGQQLTAADFSTLGAAFGRLRDPEREREAAALGMSMRELRQLFLDLAEASFLRRTLQRAEAPDNHVVVIEITRLAEHYERSRFGRSEAGLLEWLSVAYAGARRGFDHAAVMLPSGEVREAGGPAELAVALQDRPRQLCMRLWGPGLSDFLRGETGCHLRRTPQGTEILRVVARAGHADPAERLRAIARQRQDYVAALESRGELLENPDSLLPIVRAVRFQPERDRPTMARVEDYRLSHVVSRRVAQLDQALEEFWLLTAGLDTAGEGA
- a CDS encoding AAA family ATPase: MSRPSLRVHLARHAEGLFTARLVARTATPESFVANGVDPEHALSLLEAELRQNDYDDLDRLAAFVWREEVRRAQVTVEVRPQTLVGKRPVIGKTRVPLDLTYWWAALEGDERTPSNSPAGFRVMLPRFDWWFVVEDLGMAAEVLRQAVSAELGGASGQSLFVFRSIPDERIVEWRPKWKESKQDVAASLRERFGTLQQVAEDWTRLARANKLGRHHPSAADEAMAPLLAAETKPSLLLVGPSGVGKTAWVRELARRMARGAEELDENSPRLWSTSVDRIMAGMQYLGMWEQRCLELTFELSDEGHFLYVDHLSGLARTQSGASSIADLLLPAIRDRSISLIAEATDEELSRLQVDMPALVAGFTLLRLTPPSTDAMLELLAAMDARGDTPRRMESDAGRRLIRHLDLFRRDYAFPGKLFQFLTWLEREAGSGSGSGPLSRVDVDAQFCRWSGLALELVSEDRRGDVQTLQGLLTEKVVGQDDACRASAEVLARFKAGVNHPDKPIGSLLFVGPTGVGKTELAKQLANVVFGSPDRMVRLDMSEYQFAGSVRRLLSDERESNSLAQRVARQPLCLLLLDEIEKAHPSVFDLLLGVLGEGRLTTEHGRRVDLRMTLVVMTSNLGSEISPLGFGSEAKPEGAALRAARDHFRPEFFNRLDRVVPFAALSAESLRRIVELELAAVSKREGLQRRAIVLDVSAEAKDLLAELGYSPQYGARPLRRVIEERVMAPIAAELSRRPSLRQLRASVTRNEDHLRVQLLDR
- a CDS encoding DNA-3-methyladenine glycosylase I; translated protein: MATKSLHCLWAPESDALYRQYHDEEWGVPVHDDRALFEKLILDGFQAGLSWRTILYKREAFRRAFDGFAPEKIARYTPRKIDKLLSDESIIRSRTKIDAAIGNARAYLEVMESHPGGFSELLWSFVDGKPRVNRFASYKRVPPKTAESEALAKELKRRGFKFCGPVIVYAFMQAVGMVNDHELACPRWKAVQRKRRA
- a CDS encoding cytochrome c3 family protein, translating into MARSVSTWFLCAASTAALLTAALLEPPSARAQTAAASAPSSASSASTAAPASSASRRSPTLSASTTSGPRPIRGLAPLPGNAKVPLADRPPGAFADDHGPSPVVFPPQKITIRFNHRKHVRELGVPCTACHDQARTSRSSKDRLLPSPERCDGCHGSDHRDLTSVASEADELASQCAFCHIGYKPGDGNRVARFELPTPNLRMNHAAHVARNIGCAQCHGNVENLELATRDQLPRMRGCFSCHQMVGPAQGQAHGECRTCHLTDPGGRMKTEFASGKMVPPRWLHDAGHSADWIERHKQVAGNDSKMCATCHTERSCTDCHDGRVRPRKVHPNDWISMHPMAARQNNPSCTSCHKQQSFCLSCHQRSGVTLSGPYENFAGRGRFHPPKRDWTDPPRSGRHHSWEAQRNLNACVSCHVERECATCHATARVGGRGAGSGFGGQGANPHPMNFRDRCRGALKRNARPCLVCHDPADPQLQECR